A region from the Coffea eugenioides isolate CCC68of chromosome 9, Ceug_1.0, whole genome shotgun sequence genome encodes:
- the LOC113783700 gene encoding F-box/LRR-repeat protein 10 isoform X2, whose amino-acid sequence MQGPQTLILMFDVSMFVRHNFARVWALATSKLVSLEIGFISSIMVTELLSPPIGPNQSSHHLRTCIFPGIQKLSLSVDYITDTMVSMISESLPSLTHLDLRDSPIMEPRVSFDLTNIGLQQINLHGKLKHLSLVRSQEIFPTFFKRVNDLGILLMADKCSSMESIYLGGFCQVTETGFKTLLHSCAKLYKLRVSHGNHLTDLIFHDITATSLSLTHVSLRWCNLLTNFAVTRLASNRGLVVLDLRDCRNLGDDALQAISTLPKLKTLLLDGSDISDMGLCHLSKGMSSSLVSLSLRGCKRLTDKCISFLFDDYSNRELRELDLSNVPNLSDAGMLLLAKSRIPIFELRMRQCPLISDTSVIALASMKVDENGWQGSSLRLLDLYNCGGITQLAFRWLKKPYFPRLRWLGVTGSVNRDLVDALTRNRPFLHVGCRGEELGADQWDKLDDLYIHDHEEVDEFEQWLLEGENGSDEEMEEAENVEVLPD is encoded by the exons ATGCAAGGGCCTCAG actCTGATCCTGATGTTTGACGTATCAATGTTTGTGCGGCATAATTTTGCTCGTGTGTGGGCTTTGGCAACTTCAAAACTCGTTTCACTGGAAATAGGATTCATTTCTTCAATAATGGTGACTGAACTGCTTAGCCCTCCTATTGGCCCaaatcaatcatcacatcattTACGAACATGCATTTTCCCCGGCATACAGAAATTGAGCCTGTCTGTGGACTATATCACGGACACCATGGTCAGTATGATATCTGAAAGTCTTCCCTCATTGACCCATTTAGACCTTCGGGATTCACCAATTATGGAACCAAGGGTTTCGTTTGATCTCACCAACATCGGTCTTCAACAAATTAATCTGCATGGAAAACTGAAGCACCTTTCTTTAGTACGAAGCCAAGAGATTTTCCCTACATTTTTCAAGCGAGTAAATGATCTGGGGATCCTTCTTATGGCTGACAAGTGCTCGAGCATGGAAAGCATTTATCTTGGTGGTTTCTGTCAGGTTACAGAAACAGGTTTTAAAACTCTTCTGCATTCATGTGCTAAGCTGTACAAGCTTAGGGTGTCTCATGGGAACCATCTTACTGATCTCATATTTCATGACATTACTGCAACTTCCCTTTCTTTGACGCATGTCAGCTTGAGATGGTGTAACCTTTTAACCAACTTTGCTGTTACTCGACTGGCTTCCAACAGGGGTTTGGTTGTCCTTGACCTGAGGGACTGCAGAAACCTCGGGGATGATGCCCTTCAAGCAATCAGCACCCTCCCTAAGTTAAAGACATTACTACTAGATGGTTCTGATATTAGTGATATGGGATTGTGTCACTTGAGCAAGGGTATGTCAAGTTCCCTTGTTTCATTGTCTCTACGAGGATGCAAGAGGCTTACAGATAAGTGCATCTCTTTTTTGTTTGATGATTATTCAAACCGGGAATTGAGAGAATTGGATCTGTCAAATGTACCTAACCTCTCAGATGCTGGGATGCTGTTGCTTGCAAAAAGTCGTATCCCGATTTTTGAGCTGCGAATGCGTCAGTGTCCTCTTATAAGTGATACTTCAGTAATTGCACTGGCCTCAATGAAGGTTGACGAAAATGGTTGGCAGGGCAGCAGCTTGAGGTTGTTGGATCTTTATAACTGTGGTGGGATTACACAACTCGCGTTCCGGTGGTTGAAGAAGCCTTACTTCCCAAGATTGAGATGGTTAGGGGTTACTGGAAGTGTCAACAGGGATCTCGTGGATGCCTTGACCAGGAATAGGCCATTCTTGCATGTTGGTTGCCGTGGCGAGGAACTAGGCGCGGACCAGTGGGATAAGTTAGATGATCTTTACATTCATGACCACGAGGAAGTTGATGAATTTGAACAGTGGCTTCTGGAAGGCGAGAACGGGAGTGATGAAGAGATGGAAGAAGCTGAAAATGTTGAAGTGCTTCCAGATTGA
- the LOC113783700 gene encoding F-box/LRR-repeat protein 10 isoform X1, producing the protein MANPHEPHSDPSQSLMILPSALIATILAKLDVASICSAASTCRAFHSCASHILSFIPNFHLLDIGLSIDLLRPLLMPTNPYLRTLQVDCTRLDDSSFDYLLRPSLQELSLHNCADFTGKLLSHIGQRCKGLRFLYLSSLAEKRGRSIDVSDLEELLLGCTELETLILMFDVSMFVRHNFARVWALATSKLVSLEIGFISSIMVTELLSPPIGPNQSSHHLRTCIFPGIQKLSLSVDYITDTMVSMISESLPSLTHLDLRDSPIMEPRVSFDLTNIGLQQINLHGKLKHLSLVRSQEIFPTFFKRVNDLGILLMADKCSSMESIYLGGFCQVTETGFKTLLHSCAKLYKLRVSHGNHLTDLIFHDITATSLSLTHVSLRWCNLLTNFAVTRLASNRGLVVLDLRDCRNLGDDALQAISTLPKLKTLLLDGSDISDMGLCHLSKGMSSSLVSLSLRGCKRLTDKCISFLFDDYSNRELRELDLSNVPNLSDAGMLLLAKSRIPIFELRMRQCPLISDTSVIALASMKVDENGWQGSSLRLLDLYNCGGITQLAFRWLKKPYFPRLRWLGVTGSVNRDLVDALTRNRPFLHVGCRGEELGADQWDKLDDLYIHDHEEVDEFEQWLLEGENGSDEEMEEAENVEVLPD; encoded by the exons ATGGCTAACCCGCATGAGCCCCACTCGGATCCATCGCAGAGCCTCATGATCCTCCCGTCGGCACTCATCGCCACCATCCTGGCAAAGCTGGACGTGGCCTCCATTTGCTCGGCCGCGTCCACTTGCCGGGCCTTCCACTCCTGCGCCTCCCATATCCTCTCCTTCATCCCCAACTTTCACCTCCTC GATATTGGGCTTTCAATTGATTTGTTGAGGCCGTTGCTGATGCCTACCAATCCCTATCTCCGGACCCTGCAAGTTGACTGCACTCGACTTGACGATTCCTCCTTCGATTATCTTCTTCGCCCCTCCCTGCAAGAGCTTTCCCTTCACAATTGTGCCGATTTCACCGGCAAGCTTCTCTCTCATATTGGCCAACGATGCAAGGGCCTCAG GTTTTTGTACTTGAGTTCATTGGCTGAGAAAAGAGGGAGGTCAATTGACGTGTCTGATCTTGAGGAATTACTCCTTGGTTGCACTGAGTTGGAA actCTGATCCTGATGTTTGACGTATCAATGTTTGTGCGGCATAATTTTGCTCGTGTGTGGGCTTTGGCAACTTCAAAACTCGTTTCACTGGAAATAGGATTCATTTCTTCAATAATGGTGACTGAACTGCTTAGCCCTCCTATTGGCCCaaatcaatcatcacatcattTACGAACATGCATTTTCCCCGGCATACAGAAATTGAGCCTGTCTGTGGACTATATCACGGACACCATGGTCAGTATGATATCTGAAAGTCTTCCCTCATTGACCCATTTAGACCTTCGGGATTCACCAATTATGGAACCAAGGGTTTCGTTTGATCTCACCAACATCGGTCTTCAACAAATTAATCTGCATGGAAAACTGAAGCACCTTTCTTTAGTACGAAGCCAAGAGATTTTCCCTACATTTTTCAAGCGAGTAAATGATCTGGGGATCCTTCTTATGGCTGACAAGTGCTCGAGCATGGAAAGCATTTATCTTGGTGGTTTCTGTCAGGTTACAGAAACAGGTTTTAAAACTCTTCTGCATTCATGTGCTAAGCTGTACAAGCTTAGGGTGTCTCATGGGAACCATCTTACTGATCTCATATTTCATGACATTACTGCAACTTCCCTTTCTTTGACGCATGTCAGCTTGAGATGGTGTAACCTTTTAACCAACTTTGCTGTTACTCGACTGGCTTCCAACAGGGGTTTGGTTGTCCTTGACCTGAGGGACTGCAGAAACCTCGGGGATGATGCCCTTCAAGCAATCAGCACCCTCCCTAAGTTAAAGACATTACTACTAGATGGTTCTGATATTAGTGATATGGGATTGTGTCACTTGAGCAAGGGTATGTCAAGTTCCCTTGTTTCATTGTCTCTACGAGGATGCAAGAGGCTTACAGATAAGTGCATCTCTTTTTTGTTTGATGATTATTCAAACCGGGAATTGAGAGAATTGGATCTGTCAAATGTACCTAACCTCTCAGATGCTGGGATGCTGTTGCTTGCAAAAAGTCGTATCCCGATTTTTGAGCTGCGAATGCGTCAGTGTCCTCTTATAAGTGATACTTCAGTAATTGCACTGGCCTCAATGAAGGTTGACGAAAATGGTTGGCAGGGCAGCAGCTTGAGGTTGTTGGATCTTTATAACTGTGGTGGGATTACACAACTCGCGTTCCGGTGGTTGAAGAAGCCTTACTTCCCAAGATTGAGATGGTTAGGGGTTACTGGAAGTGTCAACAGGGATCTCGTGGATGCCTTGACCAGGAATAGGCCATTCTTGCATGTTGGTTGCCGTGGCGAGGAACTAGGCGCGGACCAGTGGGATAAGTTAGATGATCTTTACATTCATGACCACGAGGAAGTTGATGAATTTGAACAGTGGCTTCTGGAAGGCGAGAACGGGAGTGATGAAGAGATGGAAGAAGCTGAAAATGTTGAAGTGCTTCCAGATTGA
- the LOC113782766 gene encoding heterodimeric geranylgeranyl pyrophosphate synthase small subunit, chloroplastic-like: protein MLSAGIYSSSHMLMYQNHQLLPKPKAGRPIFSRTISAIRCSASFASSSSTVATQFDLKTYWTGLIEEINQKLDEAIPVKYPHQIYEAMRYSVLAMGAKRAPPVMCVATCELFGGNRLAAFPTACALEMVHAASLIHDDLPCMDDDPSRRGQPSSHTVFGVDMAILAGDALFPLGFRHIVSHTPTDLVPETRLLQVIAEIARSVGSTGMAAGQFLDLEGGPNAVDFVQEKKYGEMAESSAVCGGLLGGASDEELQLLRKFGRAVGVLYQVRSDVLKAKIETRDKDEDKRRSKSYVGVYGVEKAMEVAEDLKAEAKKALEGLEKYGERLLPLYSFVDYADDRGFSLDAGI from the exons ATGCTTTCCGCTGGAATCTATTCTTCTTCGCATATGTTGATGTACCAGAACCACCAGCTCCTCCCAAAACCAAAAGCCGGTCGTCCCATTTTCTCAAGAACCATATCAGCAATTCGGTGCTCTGCCTCCTTCGCCTCATCATCATCAACGGTGGCGACCCAATTCGACCTTAAAACTTATTGGACCGGTCTCATCGAAGAAATCAACCAGAAGCTGGATGAGGCCATTCCGGTCAAATACCCCCATCAGATTTATGAGGCCATGCGTTACTCCGTTCTTGCCATGGGTGCCAAGAGGGCCCCACCTGTCATGTGCGTCGCCACCTGCGAGCTCTTCGGCGGTAACCGTCTCGCCGCCTTCCCCACCGCCTGTGCTCTTGAAATG GTCCATGCTGCTTCCTTGATTCATGATGATTTGCCCTGCATGGATGATGATCCATCCCGGCGAGGTCAGCCCTCAAGCCACACTGTATTCGGTGTTGACATGGCAATTTTAGCTGGTGATGCTTTATTCCCTCTTGGCTTCCGCCACATAGTCTCCCATACGCCGACTGATCTCGTTCCTGAGACTCGCCTCCTCCAGGTTATCGCGGAGATTGCAAGATCCGTGGGATCAACTGGGATGGCTGCCGGTCAGTTCCTTGACTTGGAAGGGGGACCCAATGCAGTTGATTTTGtgcaagaaaagaaatatgGTGAAATGGCCGAGTCCTCTGCTGTCTGCGGTGGCCTGTTGGGCGGCGCTTCGGATGAGGAACTCCAACTGCTGAGAAAGTTTGGTCGAGCTGTTGGCGTGCTATATCAGGTCAGAAGCGATGTGTTGAAGGCGAAAATAgaaactcgagacaaagacgAGGACAAGAGGAGGAGTAAGAGTTATGTAGGAGTATACGGCGTGGAGAAGGCTATGGAAGTGGCTGAGGATCTCAAAGCCGAGGCCAAGAAAGCATTAGAGGGCTTAGAGAAATATGGTGAGAGATTGCTTCCGCTCTACAGCTTTGTGGATTATGCGGACGATAGAGGTTTTAGTCTTGATGCGGGGATTTAG
- the LOC113783116 gene encoding F-box protein SKIP23, which produces MAAAETDWSQLPGELLDLISKHLPSEVDLLRFRSVCATWRSSVPRPSPSPSRFPILPNAGISDTTWGFYLSKRTIYCLQNPETPLTKAWIIKLERDHPDRTHLLNPLTRSQFRPLPHNFPRRFDFSNLRVRELGCEFTLQYINYRPSASSLLGDAGNLYMEKVALSANRHGEGFVLLTIHVSGKLVLHKSGDTKWTVIPDLPSPYDDVIFHQGNFYAVDNTGRLVMVDLNPGSIPGVSAVAGSIFGGDKKFLVESCGDLVLVDMYLSVGPEDDLGYNEALEFYEEFDCFMSERTVKFKVFRLDRGRERWVEVSHLGDTILCLGDNCTFAASASELNFPGKGNCILFTDQFFHDREDDGGSKGSGIGVFDLESGSIGPITSYEGYSELFWPPPAWVYPPSAVEDWLEELSI; this is translated from the exons ATGGCCGCTGCCGAAACAGATTGGTCCCAGCTTCCCGGAGAACTCCTGGACCTCATCTCCAAACACCTCCCATCGGAGGTAGACCTCCTCCGCTTCCGTTCCGTTTGCGCCACCTGGCGATCCTCCGTCCCTCGCCCCTCACCCTCTCCCTCTCGTTTCCCAATCCTCCCAAACGCCGGCATCTCCGATACCACCTGGGGCTTCTACCTATCCAAGCGCACCATCTATTGCCTGCAAAACCCCGAAACCCCCCTCACTAAAGCCTGGATTATCAAGCTAGAACGCGACCACCCTGATCGGACCCACTTGCTCAATCCCCTCACTCGATCCCAGTTTCGACCCCTCCCACACAACTTCCCCAGAAGATTTGATTTCTCCAATTTGCGCGTTCGTGAATTGGGCTGTGAGTTCACTCTGCAGTACATCAATTATCGGCCCTCCGCTAGTTCCCTCCTTGGCGATGCTGGCAATCTCTACATGGAGAAGGTTGCTCTCTCTGCCAATCGACATGGTGAGGGATTTGTGCTCCTGACAATTCATGTTTCTGGGAAATTGGTCCTCCACAAATCCGGTGATACCAAATGGACCGTCATTCCCGATTTGCCTTCTCCCTACGACGACGTCATCTTTCATCAGGGGAACTTTTATGCCGTCGATAACACTGGCAGACTTGTAATGGTGGATTTGAATCCCGGATCGATTCCTGGTGTGAGTGCTGTCGCCGGCTCCATTTTCGGTGGGGATAAGAAGTTTCTAGTGGAGTCTTGTGGGGATTTGGTGTTGGTTGACATGTATTTGAGTGTTGGGCCCGAGGATGATCTTGGATACAACGAAGCCCTCGAGTTTTACGAGGAATTTGATTGTTTCATGAGCGAAAGGACGGTGAAATTTAAGGTTTTTAGGCTTGATAGGGGTCGGGAGAGGTGGGTTGAGGTGAGTCATTTGGGGGATACCATTTTGTGTTTGGGAGATAACTGCACATTTGCGGCTTCGGCATCCGAGCTTAATTTCCCTGGCAAAGGGAATTGTATATTATTTACCGATCAGTTCTTCCATGATAGGGAAGATGATGGGGGTTCGAAGGGTAGTGGAATTGGGGTTTTCGATTTGGAGAGTGGTAGTATTGGGCCCATAACCTCTTATGAGGGCTATTCTGAGTTGTTTTGGCCACCACCTGCTTGGGTTTATCCCCCTTCGGCGGTTGAA GATTGGTTGGAAGAACTCAGCATCTAA